From the Deltaproteobacteria bacterium genome, the window TACAAATAATTATCGTGGGCTTTGAGCGACGTGAGCATGCGGAAAGCGCCAGCATTGAACTGTATTCCCGAGCGATTCAATCCTGGGGGATTTTTCCACGGCGCCGCTCCGGTCATTCCTACCGCATGACGGAATTTCCGCCTGAATACAGCGCGGGCTGATTTCCCAATACGCCGTCGGATTGGAATTGCATGAGAAGCTGTTAGAGCTTGACAGTTTCTGTAGAGCTGGCGATATTTGCCCAGTGTACATTTGTGGAAATTGAAACCGAAAATTTAATGCGCATCTCGGGGTGAAGATGGGTTTTGTGTTTCTAGGCAAAGCCCATGACTGGGTCAAACAGAATTGGAGGACAGCGTGAAGGCAAACAGAAACCGGCCAAGATCCGAGCTGGATGAACTCGGAGCTTGTGGCGCCGCGCTAATCACCGGACAACCAAGGGCTAAGAAAACGGCTGCATATTGGAAACGCCAAATCGGTCGCCTGATGTTCGGCCTATTCGCCTTTCTAGTATCGCTGCCTGTAGGCGACTGTGCCGCGGCTGAGCGGCGCTTGCAGATTGGCTTCGTGAGCATCACATCTACCAATGCGCCGCTGTGGGTCGCGGTAGACAGGGGATTCTTGGCTCAGGAGGGTTTAGACCCCGAACTGATTTTTATTGGAAGTGGCCCAACCATGCTAGCTTCCATGATGGCTCGGGAGATTTCCCTAGTGACGACGGCCGGCACTGCCGTCATGTCCGCGGCAGCGGGTGGAGCGCCAATTAAAATTCTCGCGACTTTCGGCAACCGGCTGGCGGCCGATTTCGTGGCCCGTCCAGGGATTACTCGGCCCGAAGACCTGCGGGATAAACGCGTCGGTGTTCAGAGCATGGGCGGTGGCATATGGATGCAGGCGCTTCTCGCCTTAGAGCACCTGGGTCTGGAGCCCGTAAAGGACCGGCTTCACATTCAAGCGATCGGACCCCAGCCGCAGCTCGCGAAGGCGCTTGAAGCCGGAGCTATTGACGTTACCGTGCTACCGACCGCGTTTAGCCAACCTCTGAAGGCGCGCGGCTATCCGGTATTACTAAACTTTGTAAACGCCAATATTCCGCTTACTCTCAACAGTCTTATTGCTCTGAAGGAGACCGTTGAAAAATCGCCCCAGCTTGTTGAGCGCGTGATGCGCGGGCTTTTACGCGCCATCGCTTTTATCCATCACCCGAGCAATCGCGGCGCGGTTACCCAGATTCTGGCGCGCCGGCTGCGGGTGGAACAACGAGACGCCGAGGAGGCTTATCGGGGCGCACTGGAGACGCTCGAGCGAAAGCCGTACCCGTCAACTGAAGGGCTATTAAACATCCGGCGCACGCTTGCGCGATCGAACCCCAGGGTGGCGAGTATCCAAGTCGAAGATGTCACGGCTACGCGTATCCTTCGCAAGCTTGACGACAGCGGCTTTATCGACGCGCTCTATAAAGATTCCTCTGGCCGATAAGCGACGGGAAATTCCCTCGTCTCCTGGTCAAATGGCTCAAGACAATAAAATTATTGCGACAAGAATGTAATAAACCGCCGACAAACTTTATTGCTGAAGCCGCAACCGCCGCGCTGGTCGGCGATTTAGTTCGACAGGTTTATTTACCCTGGCGAGATTTTGGCGCGCGCTGCAACTTGATTGTCGACAGGCGTTCGAGATAATAATGCGACGCATTCGCCGGACAAGAAATTTAACGCCGCAGCGCGAGTGTCTTTGAGTGGCAGGAGGATAGGATTTTAGACTTCGCCCAGTTGTCGTTGTGGCGTTGCTATTCATATGAGCTTAACGCATCACTCGGATCCATTGCCAGTGACGACGCCCGAGGCGGTGGGAATGTCATCTCCGCGTCTCGAACGCATCGGGCTAGTCTTACGGGCCGACATCGCGAACGGCCGACTCCCAGGAGCGGTGGTCGCCATCGCGCGCAAAGGATATCTTGTTCGCTTCGAGGCCTTCGGTTTCCTTGATCAGGTTGCGGCCATCCCGATGTCAAAGGACGCGATCTTCAGCATCGCCTCAATGACCAAGCCCCTCACCGCTGTCGCGGCACTCATGCTCTATGAGGAGAATCGGCTTTTGGTGCATGACCCAGTAGGAAAATATCTGCCGCAACTCGACAATATGCGGGTTGCGATCATGCACACGGATGCGCACGGCGAGAACAAGCTGATGGGTACCGAGCCTGTTCGGCGCAAACCAACGCTCCAAGATCTCATGCGGCATACCGCCGGGATCACCTACGGCAATCGCGGCGCTAGCGAACTCCACAAGATGTATCCTCAGGATTCAACCAACTCGGCAGATAGCCTCTCGGGACCCGAGTTTTTAGAAAAGCTAGGAGCTTTGCCGCTGCACTATCAGCCCGGCACTGTGTGGGACTATAGCCTTGGCTTCGATGTCCTCGGCCTTGTCATTGAGTCGGTCACCAAACAGCGACTCGGCCGCTTTCTGGAGGAGCGCCTCTTCAAGCCTGTGGGCATGATCGACAGCGCGTTCATGCTGTCCGCGGACAAGGCGAACCGCTACGCGCGGGCTTTTCTCACGGATCCCGAAACGGCTAACCGACAGACGATTCGCGATCCCACGCAACCGCGCAAATTCGATTGCGGCGGCGGCGGTGGATTCGCAACCGCGAGCGACTATTTGCGTTTCGCGCAAATGCTGCTGAACCGCGGCGCGATTGACGGCACGCGCATCCTCGGGCGCAAGACGGTCGAGTACATGACGGCGGATCAGCTTGGTCCAGAGGTCAACATCGACGCCTTGCGTGACTATCCGCTCATCAACGGTTATGGATTCGGTCCCAGCGTCGCCGTTCGGCGCGGTTCCGGTATCGCCGGCGTCATGGGTTCAGCCGGTGACTATCATTGGGGAGGTGCGAACGGCACATTTTTTTGGGTCGATCCCAAGGAAGAACTAGCCGTTGTGTTTATGGCGGCGACGCCCGGCGCCGTGCGTTTCCATTACCGGCAGGTGATCACCTCGTTGGTG encodes:
- a CDS encoding ABC transporter substrate-binding protein, encoding MKANRNRPRSELDELGACGAALITGQPRAKKTAAYWKRQIGRLMFGLFAFLVSLPVGDCAAAERRLQIGFVSITSTNAPLWVAVDRGFLAQEGLDPELIFIGSGPTMLASMMAREISLVTTAGTAVMSAAAGGAPIKILATFGNRLAADFVARPGITRPEDLRDKRVGVQSMGGGIWMQALLALEHLGLEPVKDRLHIQAIGPQPQLAKALEAGAIDVTVLPTAFSQPLKARGYPVLLNFVNANIPLTLNSLIALKETVEKSPQLVERVMRGLLRAIAFIHHPSNRGAVTQILARRLRVEQRDAEEAYRGALETLERKPYPSTEGLLNIRRTLARSNPRVASIQVEDVTATRILRKLDDSGFIDALYKDSSGR
- a CDS encoding class A beta-lactamase-related serine hydrolase, producing the protein MSLTHHSDPLPVTTPEAVGMSSPRLERIGLVLRADIANGRLPGAVVAIARKGYLVRFEAFGFLDQVAAIPMSKDAIFSIASMTKPLTAVAALMLYEENRLLVHDPVGKYLPQLDNMRVAIMHTDAHGENKLMGTEPVRRKPTLQDLMRHTAGITYGNRGASELHKMYPQDSTNSADSLSGPEFLEKLGALPLHYQPGTVWDYSLGFDVLGLVIESVTKQRLGRFLEERLFKPVGMIDSAFMLSADKANRYARAFLTDPETANRQTIRDPTQPRKFDCGGGGGFATASDYLRFAQMLLNRGAIDGTRILGRKTVEYMTADQLGPEVNIDALRDYPLINGYGFGPSVAVRRGSGIAGVMGSAGDYHWGGANGTFFWVDPKEELAVVFMAATPGAVRFHYRQVITSLVLQAIAD